The stretch of DNA tttgatcttatcaaaagccTCTTGACATTCATATGTCCATTTAATCGTTGCATCTTTCTTCAGCaacttaaatatgggctcacacatggtagtaagctgagcaatgaacctgctgatgtaattcaatctcccTAGCAGACTCATGACCTCTTTCTTGGTTCTCGGAGGTGGCAAATCCCGAATAGACTTTATCTTTGTCGGATCTAACTGAATACCCCTCCGGCTGACTATAAACCCCagaagtttcccagatggaactccgaatgcacatttggctggattcaatttcaaatcataCTTGTGCAGACGCTCAAATAACTTTCTCAGATGTTGCACATGGCCTTCTTGTGTTCTAgatttaatgatcacatcatccacatatacctcaatTTCCtggtgcatcatgtcatggaagatggcagtcatggctctcatgtaagtttccccggcatttttcaaaccgaatggcatgactctgTAACAATAAGTGCCCCACGGCGTGATGAAGCCGTATTTTCTGTGTCGTCCTCATCCATTAGAACCTGGTAATACCCAGCATAACAATCCACGAAAGACTGTATCTCATGTTTGGCACAATTGTCAACAAGAATATGAATATTTGGCAGTGGAAAGTTATCcttgggacttgctttgttcaaatcccgataatcaacacacactcgggttttcccatctttcttcgtcACTAGGACCACATTAGCCAACCACGTGGTGTATCGGACCACCCGAATCACACCAACTTTTAATTGTTTGGagacttcttctttgatcttatcaCTGATTTTCGTTTTAAactttctttgcttttgttgtacGGGTGGGTAACCAGGATAAGTTGGCAATTTATGTACTACCAAATCAACGCTCAAACctggcatatcatcataggaccatgcaaacacatccttgaattcaaacaaaagttGGATCAATGCATCCCTAGTTCTTTTATCGGCGTGAATGCTTATCATGGTTTCTCGGACCTCTTCtggactgcccaaattaactggctcggtttcatttaagtttggcttaggcttattctcaaattgttccaatactcgatttatttccctaaaagcctcatcttcatcatattctggatcttgattcattatttcacagttagacagcgttttaggatctgggcatgaagtccgcaagcatgtcatgttatttaagTCAGCATTATTAGaattgaaaaggaaaagataagaaaaatagcaaaattagaataaagaaaaaggaaacatccattgatgatgaaatattgatttcatttcattgaattgaagATAAGAGTGTTTACATCGAAATCaaaagacaataaaataaaaatattcaagttacaccctgaaataactcgTAATGTAGAAAAGATGGCAAGACTGGACTACCAGGATTCCCGCCTGACAGGGAATGGGGTAGCTTTCCAATTTTGAAGCTTGGAATTTGGCCCCATGTATAACACCTCAGCAGTGCTTGTTCCTTCCCCCGACTGGACCATGTGGGACTCATACAACATTCGTTTCATGGCTTCACAAATATCCTCAATCTCTTCAGCCGCGAaagcctcttcttcttcttctacataTTTGGGATCAATAAATCACTTGGTGAGATGCGGAATGGGCTGAGGCAGGACCCACCCATTTTTCTTGCGCTCATCAGCCCATTTTCTATCGGCCTCTGTAACTCAGAAACCTACGCCGAAGAACTTCTCATTGGCGATTGACGTAACGGACTCTATGATGCCTTGTAGATATACCCGAGCCCCTTTCCGGGCTTTTACCCATGTTTAATCATTTCAGTGGCGACCATGACCGAGGCATTAGATAAGCATGGTTGAGGGAATAGGGCCCCTTCTTCGCATTGATCAGCGATCACAATTTCGAAGGCTTGGTAGACAATGTTCTCACTTCCTTCTCTAGCTTCGAGACATGGGACTGAAGGGTCCCTGTAAATGGACTGTTCATCCTCCCCGTGGACAACAATTTCTtggttttcatgttcaaatttgaccatttgatcAAGAGTGGAGGGCACAGCTCCTGCagtgtgaatccatggtcttcctaggaGAAAATTATATGAAGTATCCATGTCCAGAACCTGGAAAGTTACTTCGAAATCTACAGGGCCAAtggtcaaaatcaaatcaatttccCCTATTGTGTCTCGTTTGACATCATAAAAAGCGCGCACACATACATTGTTTGGTCAGATTCTTTCTGTTCCAATTTTCATCATCTGGAGCGTTGAGAGAGGGCAAATGTCGACTTCAGACCCACCATCTAGCATGACTCTCTTCATATAATAACCTTCGCATTTGACAATCAAGTGAAGGGCTTTGTTGTGGGCGGCTCCCTCTTGGGGCAAATCATCACGGCTGAAGGAAATCCTATTAACTTCAAATAATTGTTCAGCCATTCTTTTCAGTTGTTCAACTGAAGTTTCAACCGGGACATATGCCTCGTTCAATGTTTTCAGGAGTACCTTCTGATGTTCATTTGAGCTAATAAAAAGAGATAAAAGTGAAACCTGGGAAGGAGTCTTCCTGAGATGGTCAATTATTGCATATTCCGAAGTTTTCATTTTTCGGAAAAACTCTTCTGCTTCCTCAGAACTCACAGGCTTCTTAGGCGGAAACCGTTTATCCTTGCTCAGTTTTAATATCTTTTGCTCTTCTGGGTTGTGGTACTTCCTAGGTTGGTTAATTTCATTCACCTCTCCCATAATCTCTTTCCCCTTGTAAGTAACCACTGTTTTGCTATAATTCCAGGGGACTGCAGTGGGGTCTCTCATAGGGCTCTGTGGTGCGCAGCTAATAACCACGGGCTCATTCAGCCTTGGTGAAATTACCGGCCCCCGCGCCACATAAGTCCTTTTTGGCACATACAACTTTGGCACATTTAGCGTGACTTTCCTCTgctcaaatattttgggagtgttCAACATGAGTTGTTCTTTCCTTGGGGCCCTAGGAACATAGAGAATTGCGTCATTAGCAGGTGCTGCCCCAGTATTTGTTTCTGCAATTTGAGAAGTTAGAGTGATTTTCTTCTCACTGTGGCGACATTGGGTACTTCCTCGTCCCTCAGCACCAGTCATTTTTGTTCTATAAAATTCTCAATGGCTCTCTTGAGAGTCCAACAATCCTCCGTATCATGACCCTCTGCCCCTGAATGATAGGCACACCTAGTACCGGGCCGGTATGATGGAGATTCCGGATTTTTCCGATTTGGAGGCATAAGTTGCAATAGACCCATCTGGACTAATTTTGGAAACAATCTAAAGTAGgactcaccaataggggtgaagtcGTTTCTCCTAGGATGCTCACGAGGGCGTGTATTATGTTGGTAATTATTTTGTGGGGGATGGgggttatatggagcttggtaaggatggttatttctgggaggtggagctcggttttggttgTAGTGTTGTTGTGGCCGTGTATAAGGTTGggcattcatcaccgcatagggaggtGGTGCCATGGCATATGTTGCATCTTGATGTGGGTTGGAGTGTTGTGGGGTTCTGGAAGGCAGGTAAGAATGATCACGGGATCGATGGGGGCCTCTCAAACCTTAAGTCATCATGGCTCCTTCTTCCCTCTTCTTTCGATTTGCTAAACCTCCCGAGCCATTCTGGATGGCTTGGGAGGTGGCTCTTAAAGTAGATTGACTTATGATTCGGCCAGTTTTCAAgccattttctaccatttctcCGATTTTTATGGCCTCTGCAAAAGGTTTGCCCATtgcagacatcatgttctgaaagtaatcggcCTCTTGGGACTACAAGAAAACATTGACCATTTCTGCCTCATCCGTAGGCGGTTTCACTCTGGATGCTTGCTCACGCCACTTGATAGCATATTCACGGAAGCTTTCCACGGTTTTCTTCTTGAAATTGGTTAGATAATTCCTATCTGGAGCTATATCAATATTGTATTGAAATTTCCTGACGAAATCTCGGGCCAAGTCATCCCATATATGCCAATGGGAGATGTCCTGATCTATGTACCATTCTGACGCAATTCCCGTCAAGCTCTCCCTGAAATAGGCCATCAAaagttcttcttttccacctacCCTTCTCAGCTGATTGCAATATCTTTTCAAATGAGCGATCGGGTCTCCGTGACCGTCGAACTTTTCGAATTTTGGCTTTTTAAGACCAATGGGCAAATGAacaggaggaaacatacacagaTCGAAGTAGGAGACACTCTTTTGACCACTCaggccttgcatgttcttcagacATTTTTTGAGGCTTTTCATCTTCTGAACCATCTCTTCTTGCTCGGGGTTTCTCATAGCTCTTTCCTATTCCCTGGGAGACTCAAACTGCGGGTACTGAGGGTAAGAGTTTGGGGTAACATGAGTGTTGTCTAGCTGAAATTCCGGGACTTGAAAAGTGAAAGTTGAGGGCTCGAAGCATGGCCTGGGAACTGTTGGTTGTGCCGTAGTAGAGACTGGTGGTGTGGTGAATAATGTAGAAGGCACCCCTGAAAACGGTGTATGGGGGCGAACCTCAGAAGGCATACCGGTGAAATTGGCCGATATAGTGGGGTACCCAAACGGGATGAATGGGTTTGTTACGGGGATGGGGACATTAGAGATTCCACTCATCCTGGGAAGCAGTTCAGGAAATCCGGAGATTATACTGGGCGGTTCTTTGCCATTAGACCAAGCGTCCCACATTTCTAACATGCGGATGCGCAGCCTCCTATTTTCCTCAGTGGCTGCGGACTCTGACTGTGGAATAGCCGATACAGGACTATCCTCGGGCTCAATAATTGGTAGATGAATTTCAGAGGCCATAGGAACACTGCCTTTAGATCTCGTGAAGTAAGGATGGGAAGCCAGAttaccacaaaaccaaccacctaaaCAGGACCTTTCACTCAGATTGTCTATAGCTACGAttgaatccgatggggattgcctacgtatcatgacgccgcatgaatcagatcattacgtagttcaggaaataaatgcagaataaaagaaaagaaaattttggtttttggtttttttcaatatttcattaaataaaatctttttgggtttttctattacaaagatTTTGGAAATACTGATGATTAAACATACAtactcaaaacaaaaaaaaacagacTCGAAAAGGTAAAATACAGACTCAaagccaaaaataataaataaaaaaatcaggAATATATAAGAGCCTCTAATACTACTCTGGGGCCCCGTGGTACATCAGTCAGTCTCGATGTGGGCCTGCGTGCAATCTCTTCTTGAAGGTACTCTAAATCATCCATCACATGACGGACAAAAGTCATCACAGAAGTAAAGAACATGGACCTGGTCATATCTTCgcattcatggcatttcattgCGACGTAATCAGTGAtttctttaatcctcattctaaTGATGCCCTTTTCTTTGAGAAATCGTCCAATTTGCTGAGACCGGGCCTCCAACACTTGTGTGGCCGTATGGTTTTGGTCTTGCAATTGTTGTATGACTTCTTCCAATCGGGAAATCAATGtatagcaatgctctctttcaGCTTTGAAATCCTTTGTCTGTTGGACCATTTTATTTTCGAGATTAGTCAGCTTTTCCCTTAAGATCGCGACCCATCTATCATACTTTTTCTTTAAATGTTGAACACACCTTGCCCGTTCTTCTGCATTATTTTCCAATTTTGCCCGAGCTTTTGCCAATTCATCCTCGGCCTTTGTCAAATCAAATCCATAATCATGAAATTTCCGCCTCAGATTGCTTATGAGTCTTTCATTTTTTTCGCTTTTTACCGGGTTTTCAGCAACTATTTTCATTTTCTGAATCTGAGTTCGGAGGGCTTCATTTTCTCGAGCCaaccttttcttttctccttcaaCCTCGGCAGCCTGCAAACTACTGTTAAATTTGAGGTTTTTGATTTGATCCTCTAGCTTGCTTATAGTGGTCTggtattccttttctttagctaaccaaacCCACTATTCTCGCGCTCCATCggtgaattgttggacatggggTCTTTTGGCGGGTTGTTCTGTCTCTTGATCAACTCAAACTTTCTTACCATACCAGGTTGTGTAGTTAGATTCTACTTCACCCGAAGAACAATCCCGTACTTGAGTCTGTGGCTCCATAAACCTACATTGGTGCCAAATCTGGCGAACCTTTTCTTCTGGGAATACGGCTTTTGGGCATAGTTCAATAACCTGTGGACTCAAATCTTCATCATAAGGGACTGTTTGGTATCTTCCCAATTGGCGTAGGACTCGATGCGTAGCATATGGCTGAATACTCCGAAGTCCCatcaataaaagaaatcacactCCGGCAGACATGTAAATAACCTCATTGACCGTGAGCCAACTTAAAGTCCACTCAATTCGGTTTGCGGTCAAAAAACCCAAATACGCGAACCAAGCCTCAGTACCCTCTAGTAACTCATGACCGTTTACCCAGTTTCCTTATTCTTCAATATAATCGAGTCCGGTCAGACCGTAGTTCATGTACCTCGGGCGATGGCAAATATGTACCACTAGCCACATTTGTAAAAGCAAGTTTCAACCCTCAAAGAACTTTGTCCCAGCTTGACAGGCAGTTAGAGCTCGATAGATTTCTGCGAGAATCATCGGTATAAGAGTGACGTTGGCCTTTTTGACCATAAAGTCGGCCATTCCTGCAAGTCCTAGCTCTATATGTCTGtcactccttgggcatatcagagtGCCTGAAAAGGCAACTACGAAGGCTAAACCTCTACGTGTTTCCCATTTGTTTTTATTTCCCTGATGACTCAAACCATTTCCCGGAGCCTCAAATCCTCGGGGATCCCCATATCGGCTGTATAAGAAGTGGAATGTGCAAAATCCTTTGGCCAAATTTCCATCTTTAACCTGCCGGCTAATGCTCAGAaggtccaaaaacttatgaggAGTTACAGGTCTTGGTGCTACAGGATATCGGTGCCTGAGATTCCCGTCAAGACTAACATAATCTACCATCTCTTCTAGCAAAGGGGTCAACTCaaaatcagagaagtggaaaatattgtgcgtcgggtcccaaaacggtatcaaagcttcAATTATATCAACCCTTGATTTAATTTTCAGAAGCCCGGTGAGCCCACCTAAAGCCTTTGTCACATAAAGCTTGCTGACCTCCCCCAGGTCATTCCACCACATGTGGAATCCTAGTGGAATCTTATCTACGACCCAAAAAGGTACATTCTCAACGGTGCTCATTCTGCACACAAAACAAATCAAAACCGACACATTTTCCAAAAACACAAAGTGGttaattttaaaaatccaaatcAGTAAATTTCGTAATACGGCCCTTTCAGCACTTGAGGAAAGTTTTTAGGGTTGTTTCTGCCAACTAAGGTTGGTTATAGGAGAAAAAGACTGATTTGGGTTTACATTGTGGCTATTCTTGTGAAAACAGTTTTTCGGCGCTCCAGGAGAATATTTTAAGGCTATTTTGACAAGAACAATCCCAGGTGATGATCATGTTTTGAAAGGTTATTATTTTGGTCAGTTTTGAAAAAATATGGTCGGACTTGAtaggggttgcctacgtatctcacatccggtgagaatcagacccgcgtagttcggtaggTTTTGGAGCAATAGGAAAACATGACTtattttgaaaatgactttttttCAGAGTTTCAGTATTTTTCAAATACCTGGATTTTCAAAACCgggtaaattttttttttttttacctcacTCTTTGTTTTTTCTTGGTTCCCTTTTCCTattctagaagccggtcaacatgcaagccgaaacaaacatatgcacaaatagcacgtaaaatgcatcaaGATGGTCCAAtatattgggtacacctgtcctagacggacccaacccctatgttgagtccccaaagtcaaatgcacgtgatgcaaataaacgttcctactagggatccggcatgaggctatgttattctaggtttagatcctaggtgtgttgttctagacctagcttacccgagcagacaactcgagccggggggggcagcgtaccgggaatacaaaAGCTTCAcaggctttgcaacttgtccgaacctcgttctaaaattagggtatgactctaacagaaaagaagccatgCGAAGTGCATGCTTCccaaaagatttagaagactcagagagaagagggtttcgtaacagtttatatatagttcaagcaatatcaaagcggtaaaaagcggcatttagcacattaggctcaaacacgtaaaaatcagataataaataaAATCCAAGTACAAcagctattctaagctcgaattctaaaccctgaaccagagattctgggttcttatttaccagcagagtcgccagagctgtcacacctctttttttccaaggggataggggatagggaattttttcaatttaagtgacattattcgaaatgggattatttatttattcagagtcgccacttggaataatttatggtatcccaagtcaccgatttattttagaatcccaaatcgaagaaatttgactcttatttttggtccgcgaacacaaaaggccgggtaagaaattctgttaacctgggagaaggtgtgaggcactcccaagttccgtggttttagcagagtcgcttaacaattaatacttggcgtaattatctgatttattacatgttttaaatccattgtgcatttttgtcttttaccgctttttaatatttatggaatttatttgaacaagtcgcgatgtcgcacacttgtcgttttggtacacattgcgaaccgcgccacgtgaaacgcacccgcgatttacaacatatttatttttattattatttaaagttatggtcaagtcgcgtgaaatgcgcacttgaattggggtttacgtatcatgactatgccacaggaaccgtacccatagtcacgatgatttattattaatcacccctaaatcaagctacggtattcgaatattattcaattactaactTTGACATTATTataaggtcatgaggtatgtatattgttatggaggaaatgaagtaaattaattatggaaagagttggctagcttgtgaatgtttatttgtttttggtcatgtgcaataattagcccataaatacgttagggaagtccaattaaagtcctacaccaatcatggcccaacctaatctcttataattttattgctaaccaatatttgaaactagactaaatttatggcagGAATAGATAGATACAGGCAGGAccaatttagtcactaagataggagatcaaaatgaaactaaagcatgctaaaatggaaagccattacttcattgaataaacaagaaaagtaacgaattaatacatattcatcaataaaattaaccatatgaactgaacaaatactcaacatgagaacaaattaatcttagcacactcagatgcgaactcgatcatatcatactcaaagttaaattaaaacagagtgacccaaaacattaatgagaaaaacaaaatagaaagagaagtgaacctttgtattgatgattgtggatttaaattacaaccactcaatgatcggaTAGCTCTCCACTGGACCCTTCGAACCATGAAAAACTCGAGCGGcaaatctcaacttgcaacctcaatcgaccttgcaaaattgacgatttagtggctatttttggagctttttaaTTTTTGGGGGGGTTAATGATGGCTCAAAAGTGGTCAAGGTATGGTGGTTTAGGGGTGGTGAAGCTGCtgaatttttcgaaagaaagccgaagaaagaatgaaacgagtagaaatttccttattgtagaagaagaaaaataaagttttctcaattccttcctccctattttttcctttctctcctcttctttttttccATCACATTTCTCttatatttatagaaaaaaatcggatttttcagatttttattttttattttttattttttttatttttaattaaaaagaatttccacttcccatttttcttattttttaaaaaacataattctccactttcatttacttttattttttaatttctcacttttttacttttaatatatttaaaatcccacttttttacatttttgtttttatttcccacttattttacttttctttttttatttcccacttacttttactttttttttttaaaatatcagatacccttacttttattttttaattccaactttattttacttttcatttttaaaattttcacattcttttacttttattttttttaagtttccactttcttttactttttttattaaacaatttctacctacttttacttttactttttaattttatatttctacttttcctattttttaattcccaccagaaatttgttttaaaaataataataataataattaatttttatttattttcggtttttaattcattttatttaaaaataaagacaaaaatattaataaaaataatactaatattaataattgac from Nicotiana tomentosiformis chromosome 11, ASM39032v3, whole genome shotgun sequence encodes:
- the LOC138901767 gene encoding uncharacterized protein, translated to MRNPEQEEMVQKMKSLKKCLKNMQGLSGQKSVSYFDLCMFPPVHLPIGLKKPKFEKFDGHGDPIAHLKRYCNQLRRVGGKEELLMAYFRESLTGIASEWYIDQDISHWHIWDDLARDFVRKFQYNIDIAPDRNYLTNFKKKTVESFREYAIKWREQASRVKPPTDEAEMVNVFL